The Cydia amplana chromosome 9, ilCydAmpl1.1, whole genome shotgun sequence genome includes a region encoding these proteins:
- the LOC134650855 gene encoding uncharacterized protein LOC134650855, translating into MADDDEIDVLGDFSFNSCLAQNNQGIPSCSSREDTVHPQWLLDSTVANWYDNEREKRAKYGPSRKLSGDSRLKLQRVRHSSWSQAERDLLDKEMAKYGRNFHKISQTIKTKSAAEIQALIEAEYGVKLDDPFTGLMKNEDQDDIPSVGQEEIVTDDSSINNVLSLVTTASPTVMVPKKPFRKKNNNTTRKRLKPALQKPDLIVNPSEIYYEDELVIGSTESVGSLDPKENHAKLKTMAKQQQVKVKAVKKIGNHRRKVSKNFDKGRARTSSKELLKSPQERRRKDSGVSEESLKSPKLQIVLGSGQALHVSEGEQVIKIEKKKDSESDSDIEVDIDSDTEKPVKRDKIKDESADKDSGSMVSKLEAPIAVPLNEFGLPPKRQKKIVLDGDGGYTIAHTAAGDVLQRREEPRRPPATRPRPERLIPCRVYNAERPAPYSVVLSVSALLQMEAHAHGSRAEVMGLLGGRLRGGQLELRAYRAAAAAAGATHCDMDPVSQAAAGAWLHAAGLAVVGWHHSHPRFPPAPSALDLRSQAALQAALEPIAALITSQHWPPGRTASQYRCFRVEPPEADESGPQGFQLRVRLQPDVTEASAPALLRDMRALLADRPRGPHRVQADRDVCPQAKLTYLEKCVSSMSHHLRAAGYADHTRVFALLTEGLRDMFR; encoded by the exons ATGGCGGACGATGACGAGATTGACGTCTTGGGAGATTTTTCATTTAATTCTTGTTTAGCACAAAATAATCAAGgaat ccCGTCTTGCTCAAGCCGGGAGGACACGGTGCACCCACAATGGCTACTAGACTCCACTGTTGCCAACTGGTATGACAATGAACGGGAAAAGAG GGCAAAATATGGTCCGTCTAGAAAACTGTCAGGGGACTCCAGGCTAAAACTCCAGCGCGTGCGGCACTCGTCATGGAGCCAGGCTGAGAGAGATTTACTTGATAAGGAAATG GCTAAATATGGAAggaattttcataaaatatcccaaacaataaaaacaaagtcAGCAGCTGAAATACAAGCATTAATAGAAGCAGAGTATGGTGTCAAACTTGATGACCCTTTCACGGGGCTCATGAAGAATGAAGATCAGGATGACATTCCGAGTGTGGGGCAGGAGGAGATTGTCACTGACGACTCCAGCATCAACAATGTCCTGAGCCTGGTTACCACGGCCTCGCCAACTGTTATGGTACCTAAAAAACCATTCAGGAAGAAAAACAATAACACAACCCGCAAAAGGCTGAAACCTGCCTTACAGAAACCTGATCTCATTGTAAATCCATCTGAAATATATTATGAAGATGAGCTTGTGATAGGATCCACAGAATCTGTGGGATCCCTGGATCCAAAGGAAAACCATGCAAAGTTAAAAACCATGGCTAAACAACAGCAGGTAAAAGTAAAAGCTGTAAAGAAAATTGGTAATCACCGGAGGAAAGTGTCAAAAAACTTTGATAAGGGTAGAGCTAGAACTAGCAGTAAGGAGCTCTTGAAGTCTCCTCAGGAGAGGCGGAGGAAGGATTCAGGGGTGTCCGAGGAGAGCTTAAAGAGTCCTAAGTTGCAAATTGTCTTGGGTTCAGGACAGGCATTACATGTTTCAGAAGGGGAGCAAGTG ATTAAAATAGAGAAAAAGAAGGATTCTGAATCGGACAGTGATATAGAAGTGGACATAGACAGTGATACAGAGAAGCCAGTCAAAAGGGACAAAATTAAAGATGAGTCGGCTGACAAGGATAGTGGCAGCATGGTGTCTAAGTTGGAAGCTCCTATAGCAGTGCCCTTGAATGAGTTTGGTCTCCCGCCCAAGAGACAGAAGAAAATTGTTTTG GACGGCGACGGTGGCTACACGATAGCGCACACGGCGGCGGGCGACGTGCTGCAGCGCCGCGAGGAGCCCCGGCGGCCGCCGGCGACCCGGCCGCGCCCCGAGCGGCTCATCCCATGTCGAGTCTACAACGCCGAGCGACCC GCGCCGTATTCAGTGGTCCTGTCAGTGTCCGCCCTGCTGCAGATGGAGGCGCACGCGCACGGCTCGCGCGCCGAGGTGATGGGGCTGCTGGGCGGGCGGCTGCGCGGCGGCCAGCTCGAGCTGCGCGCctaccgcgccgccgccgccgccgccggcgccaCGCACTGCGACATGGACCCCG TATCtcaggcggcggcgggcgcgtgGCTGCACGCCGCGGGGCTGGCCGTGGTGGGCTGGCACCACTCGCACCCGCGCTTCCCCCCCGCGCCGTCCGCGCTGGACCTGCGCTCGCAGGccgcgctgcaggccgcgctagAGCCCATAGCCGCGCTCATCACCTCGCAGCACTGGCCGCCGGGACGCACCGCCTCGCAATACAG GTGCTTCCGCGTGGAGCCCCCCGAGGCGGACGAGAGCGGGCCGCAGGGCTTCCAGCTGCGCGTGCGGCTGCAGCCCGACGTCACCGAGGCCTCCGCGCCCGCCCTGCTGCGCGACATGCGGGCGCTGCTCGCGGACCGGCCGCGCGGCCCGCACCGCGTGCAGGCGGACCGCGATGTGTGCCCGCAGGCCAAGCTCACATACTTGGAGAAG TGCGTGTCGAGCATGTCGCACCACCTGCGCGCGGCGGGGTACGCGGACCACACGCGCGTATTCGCGCTGCTGACCGAGGGGCTCCGGGACATGTTCCGGTAG
- the LOC134650740 gene encoding uncharacterized protein LOC134650740, which yields MNGIRIVKNLPFRQLRSFSRWSVMHQEVVQAAAPLSIPVPEGVDKPASPKIEKLVAEITTLNLLEVSELSQVLKRRLNLPDAPVMPIGGFAAAAPAADEEEAAPKAVKTSFTVKITKFDEKQKVALIKEVKNLLEGFNLVQAKKFVESAPTVVKADISKDEAEKLKEALSKVGAIIEID from the exons ATGAACGGTATTAGAATCGTTAAAAACCTTCCTTTCCGCCAGCTGCGTTCTTTTTCAAGATG GTCAGTAATGCACCAAGAAGTAGTGCAAGCCGCGGCTCCTCTGTCCATTCCGGTTCCTGAAGGCGTAGACAAGCCGGCATCGCCTAAAATTGAGAAGTTGGTAGCGGAGATCACGACCCTGAATCTTCTGGAGGTGTCGGAGCTGAGTCAGGTGCTGAAACGGCGGCTGAACCTGCCCGACGCGCCCGTGATGCCGATCGGAGGGTTCGCagccgccgcgcccgccgccgacGAGGAGGAGGCTGCACCAAAGGCAGTCAAAACTAGTTTCACT GTAAAAATTACCAAATTTGACGagaaacaaaaagtggcactcaTCAAAGAAGTTAAGAATCTTCTAGAAGGGTTCAACCTTGTTCAGGCCAAGAAGTTTGTAGAGAGCGCCCCCACAGTCGTCAAGGCAGACATTTCCAAAGATGAGGCTGAGAAGCTAAAGGAAGCACTATCCAAAGTTGGAGCCATCATAGAAATCGATTAG
- the LOC134650856 gene encoding uncharacterized protein LOC134650856, whose translation MESNEYKRKFKALFDKLLNNKFELSAKHSEDLLKYLDGSQDKCVAKILETPFFANLLVYAIKNRELASTSVKIFFSELVSIVLSNEVLFNRFVQMQGFELLVDRSHAERASADTPTDLRVAKAQQSMALVAHYSGVKYVVENKIYQRVLTSLTQYRPPPEAAVVLYEFITKLIWKLSEYEEEEALLEVLKYIVKPLLECSLSSPIIEAESFMVLSEFLLPSLQALVHILGEVEYLAVPNNVVSMLAEVFSIESKLTTALENSREPELARLLAEATLRYYYAESRQVASLQPDSETRVNQELHEAINKIMCTLIKKGSFATVLEFLCQCHTFWHKVELVVAQVAFEKFGKKFILQNHFLLLMLMPLYLRQKYGKRLVRDLKMEDATEIFHSDVARTIPYDMVSTGYDFRDLITESTGNNLTLACTHSLRELLRLKRLLSQQQACVVFQTLFYTLSEFVLSDGSDLVLLGNPLRTPDDVRFLALILDAIAMLLDEHEINWHESLEIVELQAALMNLIKQNILPVELLVQALELVTTCVCKLLSPELALLMGPQRGGSLSEAASAARQVLQRPESEARLAALQLILSFLEVAYVKFMPLRAVISAHGLLCGAAHCAVYDPDPRAQAAALRCLVAAASCEDLWTEMLDHCQNLYEQLVSIMQYNSEGEVRKEAANVLTHIYINRKVNQAFTTRVSKAMVTAATDDPHWPVQIAALNFWTQMMKKQFTDRGMIDGRFPSVTFCKEKRKIIVLNDKEIHKQLEISLDNLSKTGCLAVMVKCLNSSNSEVMEKAYKITKRLVEALDHYKFCSVPSVVNSAISHTPPTDNDEVQAKKARSTNNTEEVSDLISEIFECLSTGSSTSDTSPIEIIEPSDFIDKVRDAAKRRPSKVDIGTLIDELVAL comes from the exons ATGGAGTCCAATGAGTACAAAAGAAAGTTTAAAGCGTTGTTTGATAAGCTTTTGAATAACAAGTTCGAACTAAGTGCTAAACATTCTGAGGACTTGCTTAAATACCTGGATGGCAGCCAAGACAAAT GCGTTGCGAAGATTTTAGAAACCCCGTTCTTCGCAAATTTGCTTgtttatgcaataaaaaatagagaGTTGGCATCCACATCGGTGAAGATATTTTTCTCGGAGCTCGTGAGCATCGTACTAAGCAACGAGGTGCTCTTCAACCGATTCGTGCAGATGCAGGGATTTGAGTTGCTCGTGGACCGCAGCCATGCAGAGCGTGCATCTGCTGACACCCCCACCGATCTGAGGGTGGCTAAAGCCCAGCAGTCAATGGCATTGGTCGCTCATTACTCCGGGGTCAAGTACGTCGTTGAAAATAAAATCTACCAGCGTGTCTTGACCTCTCTCACACAATACAGACCGCCACCTGAAGCGGCAGTAGTCTTGTATGAATTTATCACGAAATTAATATGGAAATTGAGCGAATATGAAGAAGAAGAGGCATTATTAGAAGTCCTAAAATACATTGTAAAACCTCTGTTGGAATGCTCTTTGTCTAGTCCGATAATAGAAGCGGAAAGCTTCATGGTTTTATCCGAGTTTCTATTACCGTCCCTGCAGGCGTTAGTGCACATATTAGGAGAAGTGGAGTATTTGGCGGTGCCTAATAATGTAGTGTCGATGCTGGCAGAAGTGTTTTCCATAGAGAGTAAACTGACCACAGCCCTGGAGAATTCGCGGGAGCCCGAGTTAGCGCGCCTGCTGGCCGAGGCTACACTGCGCTACTACTACGCCGAGAGCCGTCAGGTCGCGTCGCTCCAGCCCGACTCCGAGACCCGAGTAAACCAAGAACTCCACGAAGCCATCAACAAAATAATGTGCACATTGATCAAGAAGGGGTCTTTCGCGACCGTCCTCGAGTTCCTCTGCCAGTGCCACACCTTCTGGCACAAAGTGGAACTGGTCGTGGCGCAGGTAGCGTTCGAAAAATTTGGCAAGAAGTTCATTTTACAAAATCATTTCCTACTTCTAATGTTAATGCCTTTATATCTGAGGCAAAAGTATGGCAAAAGGTTAGTCCGCGACCTTAAGATGGAGGATGCAACCGAAATATTCCACAGCGACGTGGCTAGGACAATTCCGTACGACATGGTGAGCACGGGTTATGATTTCAGGGATTTAATAACAGAATCGACTGGTAACAATTTAACTTTGGCGTGCACCCACTCGTTACGGGAGCTCCTCCGGTTGAAAAGGCTGCTGAGCCAGCAGCAGGCGTGCGTGGTGTTTCAGACGCTGTTTTATACGCTGAGCGAGTTCGTGCTGTCGGACGGTTCGGACCTGGTGCTGCTGGGCAACCCGCTGCGCACGCCCGACGACGTCCGCTTCCTCGCGCTCATCCTTGACGCCATCGCTATGCTTCTAGACGAGCATGAGATCAACTGGCACGAGAGCCTGGAGATCGTGGAGCTGCAAGCGGCGCTCATGAATCTGATAAAGCAGAACATCTTGCCGGTCGAA CTGCTGGTGCAAGCGCTGGAGCTGGTGACGACGTGCGTGTGCAAGCTGCTCTCGCCCGAGCTCGCGCTGCTGATGGGGCCGCAGCGCGGCGGCTCGCTGAGCGAAGCGGCGAGCGCGGCGCGGCAAGTGCTGCAGCGGCCTGAAAGCGAAGCTCGACTCGCCGCGTTACAGCTCATTCTGAGCTTTTTGGAGGTGGCTTATGTCA AGTTCATGCCGCTGCGAGCCGTGATATCTGCGCACGGGCTCCTGTGCGGGGCTGCGCACTGCGCGGTCTACGACCCCGACCCGCGCGCTCAGGCCGCGGCGCTTCGCTGCCTCGTAGCCGCCGCGAGCTGCGAGGACCTGTGGACCGAGATGCTCGACCACTGCCAGAATCTATAT GAGCAACTGGTGAGCATCATGCAATATAACTCCGAAGGGGAAGTGCGTAAAGAGGCAGCTAATGTACTGACGCACATCTACATCAACCGTAAGGTTAACCAGGCCTTCACAACCCGCGTCTCCAAGGCCATGGTCACAGCGGCCACAGACGACCCGCACTGGCCTGTTCAAATAGCGGCCCTGAATTTCTGGACGCAAATGATGAAGAAACAGTTCACAGACAGAGGAATGATCGACGGCAGATTCCCCTCCGTCACCTTTTGCAAGGAAAAGAGGAAGATCATAGTTTTGAACGACAAAGAAATACATAAACAACTAGAAATCAGCTTGGACAATCTGTCAAAAACAGGCTGCTTGGCTGTAATGGTTAAATGTTTGAATTCAAGCAATAGTGAAGTGATGGAGAAAGCTTATAAAATCACTAAGAGACTAGTAGAAGCTTTAGATCATTATAAATTTTGTAGTGTTCCAAGCGTTGTGAATAGTGCTATTAGTCATACTCCTCCGACTGATAACGACGAAGTTCAAGCCAAAAAGGCAAGGAGTACCAACAATACAGAGGAGGTTAGTGATCTCATTTCGGAAATTTTTGAGTGTTTAAGTACAGGTAGTTCTACAAGCGATACGAGCCCCATAGAGATTATTGAGCCGAGTGATTTTATAGATAAAGTAAGAGACGCGGCGAAAAGGCGGCCGTCGAAGGTTGACATAGGAACGTTGATAGATGAATTGGTGGCGTTATGA